A stretch of Desulfotalea psychrophila LSv54 DNA encodes these proteins:
- a CDS encoding alanine/glycine:cation symporter family protein: MERFTLILEQIDSFVWGPPLLILLVGTGLYLTMRLGLIQVVRLPLALKYVFAKTQEKGMQGDVSSFAALCIALSATIGTGNIVGVATAVKAGGPGAIFWMWVAAFFGMATKYAEGLLAVKYRVVDANGEMSGGPMYYIERGLNNRFLAKMFALFGIGVAFFGIGTFAQVNAIKDAANLTFHIPVPVIAVVLTVLVTMVTLGGVKSISRVASRIVPFMALFFILLSGLIMFLNIGQIPAAVSLIIESAFNPQAAFGGAAGISVIMVMRSGIARGVFSNESGLGSAPIAAAAAKTDSCVHQGLIAMTGTFFDSIVICTMTGIVIVMTGCWNDPALAGAAMTNMAFNTGLGSDIGQYLLTIALIFFAFTTILGWNYYGERCTEYLFGVKAIKGYKIIYIALVASGSFLQLGLIWTLADIVNGLMAIPNLIGLLGLSGVVASETKAYFADLKEKQGAMGAKPEAQPAMRATE; this comes from the coding sequence TTGGAACGTTTTACATTAATTCTGGAACAGATTGATTCCTTCGTCTGGGGTCCGCCCCTCCTCATTCTTTTGGTGGGTACCGGTCTCTACCTGACCATGCGTCTTGGCCTGATTCAGGTGGTCCGTCTTCCTCTGGCCCTGAAGTATGTTTTTGCAAAGACTCAGGAGAAGGGGATGCAGGGCGATGTCTCAAGCTTTGCCGCTCTCTGTATAGCCCTCAGTGCGACCATTGGTACCGGCAATATTGTCGGGGTGGCAACGGCAGTCAAGGCCGGGGGGCCCGGCGCTATCTTTTGGATGTGGGTCGCTGCCTTTTTCGGTATGGCAACCAAGTATGCCGAGGGACTTTTGGCCGTGAAGTACAGGGTTGTTGATGCCAACGGGGAGATGTCCGGTGGCCCCATGTACTATATCGAGCGTGGCCTGAACAACCGTTTTCTGGCCAAGATGTTTGCCCTTTTCGGTATCGGTGTGGCCTTTTTTGGCATTGGCACCTTTGCCCAGGTCAACGCCATCAAGGATGCCGCCAATCTTACCTTCCATATTCCTGTTCCTGTTATAGCCGTGGTTCTCACCGTACTGGTGACCATGGTAACCCTGGGCGGGGTCAAGAGCATTTCCCGAGTAGCGTCCCGTATCGTTCCCTTCATGGCCCTCTTTTTTATCCTGCTTTCAGGGCTGATTATGTTCCTCAACATTGGCCAGATCCCTGCAGCCGTCTCCCTGATTATTGAGAGCGCCTTCAACCCTCAGGCAGCCTTTGGTGGTGCCGCCGGTATTTCGGTGATCATGGTGATGAGAAGTGGAATTGCCCGCGGTGTTTTTTCCAATGAGTCCGGCCTCGGGTCTGCCCCCATTGCAGCGGCTGCAGCCAAGACGGATTCATGTGTCCACCAGGGACTTATAGCCATGACCGGCACCTTTTTTGACTCCATCGTTATCTGTACCATGACCGGTATCGTTATTGTTATGACTGGCTGTTGGAACGATCCTGCCCTTGCCGGAGCGGCCATGACTAATATGGCCTTCAACACAGGTCTGGGTAGTGATATTGGTCAGTATCTGCTGACCATCGCCTTGATCTTTTTTGCCTTTACCACCATCCTCGGTTGGAACTACTATGGCGAGCGTTGCACCGAATACCTCTTCGGGGTTAAGGCAATCAAGGGCTATAAGATCATCTATATCGCTTTGGTAGCCTCCGGCTCCTTCCTGCAACTGGGACTGATCTGGACCCTGGCCGATATCGTCAACGGTCTGATGGCCATCCCCAACCTCATCGGCCTCCTCGGCCTCAGTGGCGTCGTCGCCTCCGAGACCAAGGCCTACTTCGCTGACCTGAAAGAGAAGCAGGGTGCCATGGGCGCTAAGCCCGAGGCCCAGCCCGCCATGCGTGCGACTGAATAG
- a CDS encoding MATE family efflux transporter, which translates to MEFTDRVFLSRYSLDAIAAATPAAMANLVVLLFFIGIVSYTNVFIAQYSGAGKNERVGAVLWQSIWLSIFAAGVLASLWFIAPPLFSLVGHGQAVEELQITYFRILSLGSGSAILSSALSCFFSGRGLTRPIMIVNTVAVLINIPLDYALIFGIGPFPQLGIAGAGIATISAWTMQMFMFAYLVFTRKNDASFAVWRARSFKPALFKQMMTYGLPAGVNMFFELFTFTFFIFMVGKIGKVELAASNIVFAINSIFFIPLMGLGIAVSTLVGQAIGRGQKEDAIQVTTSCLHIALVWTASLCLLFLFIPETFINIFEPADGGADFVAIKEMGKVLLRFVVIYCAFDTLYIVYSGAVKGAGDTRFIMWAIGILGIFVLGLPLYLAVTVFSAGIWSAWLLISLYIASLGMLALWRYYRGAWQRMTVVKEENTELIDR; encoded by the coding sequence ATGGAATTTACCGACCGTGTTTTTTTAAGCCGCTACTCTCTGGATGCCATTGCCGCGGCAACACCTGCCGCCATGGCCAACCTGGTCGTCTTGTTATTTTTTATAGGAATTGTCAGTTACACCAATGTCTTTATCGCCCAGTATAGCGGCGCCGGAAAAAATGAACGGGTAGGGGCAGTGCTCTGGCAGTCGATATGGTTATCGATTTTTGCCGCTGGCGTACTGGCATCACTGTGGTTTATCGCTCCTCCTCTCTTTTCTCTGGTGGGCCATGGTCAGGCAGTGGAGGAACTCCAGATAACATACTTCCGTATTCTCAGCCTCGGCAGTGGTTCCGCCATACTCTCATCTGCACTCAGCTGCTTCTTCTCCGGTCGCGGCCTTACCCGGCCAATTATGATTGTTAATACAGTGGCAGTGCTTATCAATATCCCCCTTGATTATGCCCTGATCTTTGGTATAGGACCATTTCCACAACTCGGTATTGCCGGAGCCGGAATTGCCACCATCTCTGCCTGGACCATGCAGATGTTCATGTTTGCCTACCTGGTCTTTACCAGAAAAAACGATGCAAGCTTTGCCGTATGGAGGGCACGCTCTTTTAAGCCTGCTCTCTTTAAGCAGATGATGACCTATGGTCTGCCCGCCGGAGTAAATATGTTTTTTGAGCTCTTTACCTTCACCTTCTTTATCTTTATGGTTGGAAAAATCGGCAAGGTGGAACTGGCCGCATCTAATATTGTCTTTGCCATTAACTCTATCTTCTTTATTCCCCTGATGGGACTCGGCATTGCCGTATCAACCCTGGTGGGCCAGGCTATTGGCCGGGGCCAAAAGGAAGATGCCATTCAGGTGACAACAAGCTGCCTCCATATCGCTCTTGTCTGGACGGCCTCACTCTGCCTCCTCTTTCTCTTCATTCCCGAAACCTTTATAAACATCTTTGAACCCGCAGACGGTGGCGCCGATTTTGTCGCCATCAAGGAGATGGGCAAGGTGCTCCTCCGCTTCGTGGTGATCTACTGTGCTTTTGACACCCTCTACATTGTCTATTCCGGGGCTGTAAAAGGCGCCGGTGATACCCGCTTTATTATGTGGGCCATAGGTATTCTGGGCATCTTTGTTCTTGGCCTCCCCCTCTATCTGGCTGTAACAGTTTTTTCTGCAGGTATCTGGAGCGCATGGCTCTTAATTTCACTCTATATAGCCTCCTTAGGAATGCTTGCCCTATGGCGATATTACAGGGGGGCATGGCAGAGGATGACGGTGGTGAAAGAGGAAAATACTGAACTTATTGACAGATAA